From Aedes albopictus strain Foshan chromosome 1, AalbF5, whole genome shotgun sequence, one genomic window encodes:
- the LOC109422084 gene encoding heparan sulfate glucosamine 3-O-sulfotransferase 6 codes for MFVKWYTNLSNRTIAITIVVCICMLYVSYTFNTCLIASINRTWKKAHTSFTTMTTPTEEAEVPQIKILGSIVRIVPLTGDAFDSKNLVNASDGSPKYRFLRQQGLRPSRHLPDALIIGVKKSGTRALLEFIRLHPDVRAAGCEVHFFDRHYAKGLHWYRHHMPPTIEGQITMEKTPSYFITKEAPKRVYHMNPSTKLLVVVRDPVTRAISDYTQARSKKKDMKRFEELAFLNGTSGGIVDTTWGPVKIGVYAKHLERWLEYFPLSQLLFVSGERLIADPAVEIGRVQDFLGLKRVVNEKHFYFNSTKGFPCLLKSEERSSPHCLGKTKGRNHPRIEPLAIDRLREFYQPFNLKFYQLTGINFGWP; via the exons ATGTTCGTCAAATGGTACACCAATCTGAGTAATCGTACGATCGCGATTACCATCGTCGTCTGCATCTGTATGCTGTACGTGTCCTACACATTCAACACATGCCTGATAGCGAGCATCAACCGGACATGGAAGAAG GCGCACACGAGCTTCACCACGATGACGACCCCCACGGAGGAAGCGGAAGTCCCACAGATCAAAATCCTCGGCTCGATCGTCCGGATCGTGCCCCTCACCGGTGATGCATTTGACTCGAAGAACCTCGTGAACGCGTCCGACGGTTCTCCAAAGTATCGCTTTCTGAGACAGCAAGGCCTGCGACCGTCCCGACACCTGCCGGACGCTCTGATCATCGGCGTCAAGAAGAGCGGAACCCGAGCCCTGCTTGAGTTCATCCGACTGCATCCGGACGTACGAGCCGCGGGATGTGAAGTGCACTTCTTCGATCGTCACTACGCCAAGGGGCTGCACTGGTACCGGCACCATATGCCGCCCACAATCGAAGGCCAAATCACCATGGAGAAGACTCCAAGTTACTTCATCACCAAGGAGGCGCCTAAAAGGGTCTACCACATGAACCCGAGCACCAAACTGCTGGTGGTCGTTCGGGACCCCGTGACCCGAGCCATCTCCGACTACACCCAAGCTCGCAGCAAAAAGAAAGATATGAAGCGCTTCGAAGAGTTGGCGTTCCTCAACGGGACCTCCGGTGGAATCGTGGACACAACGTGGGGTCCCGTCAAGATCGGCGTCTACGCCAAACATCTGGAACGGTGGCTTGAGTACTTCCCGCTATCGCAGCTACTCTTCGTCAGCGGGGAGCGATTGATAGCCGATCCGGCCGTTGAAATCGGACGGGTTCAGGACTTTCTCGGGCTGAAGCGGGTGGTCAACGAGAAGCACTTCTACTTCAATTCGACCAAAGGCTTCCCGTGTCTGCTCAAGTCCGAGGAACGATCTTCGCCGCATTGCCTTGGCAAAACTAAGGGCCGTAACCATCCGCGGATCGAACCGCTGGCCATCGATCGGTTGCGTGAGTTCTACCAACCGTTCAACCTCAAGTTCTACCAACTGACGGGGATAAACTTCGGGTGGCCTTGA